The following proteins are co-located in the Xiphophorus hellerii strain 12219 chromosome 2, Xiphophorus_hellerii-4.1, whole genome shotgun sequence genome:
- the LOC116730215 gene encoding charged multivesicular body protein 4b-like, which produces MDLDLLCAKKHCGPNRRAALHALRRKRWYEKHQRYVDHAVKATRSASKNKEMTEVNNMIKGIKLEDDMTEASGNLYKSVNQELEQVEFVEDELLAELERLKKALDESLLEASRKEDKVHPSPVTSSASPSRPGAMEEDEVENEVEDGVQDGAEDKDEDEDDDEEDLEYLRRWASESL; this is translated from the exons atgGACCTCGATCTCCTGTGTGCCAAGAAACACTGTGGGCCAAATAGAAGAG CTGCTCTGCATGCTCTGAGAAGGAAGAGGTGGTATGAGAAACATCAGCGGTATGTTGACCATGCTGTTAAGGCCACAAGATCTGCTTCCAAAAACaa GGAAATGACTGAAGTGAACAACATGATAAAGGGCATCAAACTGGAAGATGATATGACCGAGGCGTCAGGCAATCTCTACAAGTCTGTAAACCAGGAGTTGGAGCAGGTCGAATTTGTTGAG GATGAGCTGCTGGCAGAGCTGGAGAGACTTAAAAAAGCTCTGGATGAGAGCCTCTTGGAGGCCAGCAGAAAAGAGGATAAAGTCCATCCCTCTCCAGTGACGTCCTCAGCTTCACCTTCTCGTCCtg GTGCTATGGAAGAAGATGAGGTAGAAAACGAGGTTGAGGATGGGGTTCAAGACGGGGCTGAAGACAAGGATGAGGACgaggatgatgatgaagaggactTGGAGTACCTTCGCCGTTGGGCGAGTGAATCCTTGTAA
- the lamb1a gene encoding laminin subunit beta-1a, which yields MLQLRLAVLLALQALTCTQEGGGSPGRTPDDLSLPEFGDVCTEGSCYPATGDLLIGRAHQLLSTSTCGLKRPEPFCIVSHLQEEKKCFVCDSAAPYDDELANHNHSHRIENVVTTFGPNRLKTWWQSENGLENVTVQLNLEAEFHFTHLIMTFKTFRPAAMVIERSADYGKTWQVYRYFAYDCESSFPSVSHGPMKKVDDVICDSRYSDIEPSTEGEVIYRVLDPAFRIEDPYSPRIQNLLKITNLRVKFTKLHTLGDNLLDSRMEIKEKYYYAIYDMVVRGNCFCYGHASECAPVEGAGQTMEGMVHGHCMCNHNTKGLNCEQCEGFYHDLPWRPAEGRNTNACKQCNCNQHSDSCHFDMAVFMASGNVSGGVCDDCRHNTTGHNCEQCRPFYYQHPEKDLRDPNICQPCNCDPVGSLNGGICDGLTDVRVGLIAGQCRCKVNVEGERCEHCKPAYYGLSDEPEGCKACTCSPLGTSPGGNPCDSETGSCFCKRLVIGRDCNQCVDEHWGLSNDMDGCRPCDCDLGGAVHNRCDQVSGQCVCRDHMFGRRCDQVESGFYFVALDHYTYEAEDAKFGPGVTMVPRPHPHDRSPTWTGVGLVNVPEGAFLDFSVDNIPHSMEYDILIRYEPQLPDQWEEVLMIVMRPGPITADSRCINTVPDDDNQMISLHPSSRYVVLPRAVCFESGLNYTIRLSLPLYSALSEVHSPYTLIDSIVLMPHCKNLEIFTSSVGGDSSAWETFQRYRCLENSQSVIKTPMTDICRNFIFSISALLQQGAKECQCDPQGSLSTVCDPSGGQCQCRPNVAGRNCDRCAPATFQFGPSGCKECACDPQGSQSPICDQLSGQCVCVAGAYGRQCDRCLPGHWGFPACRPCSCNGHTESCDAATGRCTACRDHTTGHSCDRCLDGYYGDPVLGSGDHCRPCLCPDGPNSLRQFAGSCYRSDTSEQVVCVCNPGFKGARCDQCSPGYYGNPEQAGGQCLPCQCNNNIDMLDPESCDARSGECLRCLYHSEGPSCQNCKLGYYGNALVQDCRKCVCNELGSDESSCQSSTDCHCDRSSGQCHCRPNAIGQHCDRCAPDTWNMASGAGCQSCDCNPEHSYGTTCNEISGQCSCQPGFGGKTCNECRELFWGDPEVQCHACDCDPHGTLEPQCNKVSGHCVCVEGVAGPRCDACARGFHGTFPDCHRCHQCFSEWDNVIGQLTNQTHRLVNKVSSIKASGISGPYRKSIESMERSAADIQSILDQDPASQPLTEVQNLLQQASDLMAALSQTMNNTEETLDLVAEQDSGIKTQLDSVTSDAQKLERTVQELLDQVEFIKNSNIRGATDSVTKYFLQSQAAEARANASTINAGNPVESSAALRQLTEDKMNQTREEFLERQSEHAQKLDNLAGEMETLDLSVISYKTCGSPSSGQDSCWSSACGGLGCVDPEGQPKCGGEGCDGAVTAANSILLKTQEAEQEIISAMAEVEKLSKMVLEVKMQADEAKLSAQNVLMKTNRTKHKVDQSNEELRSLIRQIKDFLTQDAADLESIELVANEVLAMQMPTTPAQLQNLTDEIRHKVGELGHVEAILQQSADDIQRAETLLDQARQASKQATDTKDSAEKVKQALEEAQKAHTAASSAIQQAASDIQTTAKLLSSVETETADAESKLVNATQRLQRLEQDVKLLADRSANVTQRTKLANQEAADIGRIAAEVKKEFESEVKQKYSTVEQLIDQKAGGVADAKKRAESLQNQAKQLLLQASHKLQLLKDLEKSYDDNQRTLELKAEQLVEMEAAVKKLLQEISHKVTLYSTCFF from the exons gagGAGAAGAAGTGCTTTGTGTGTGACTCAGCAGCACCATATGACGATGAGCTGGCCAATCACAACCACAGCCACCGAATTGAAAACGTCGTCACCACATTTGGTCCCAACAGGCTGAAGACCTGGTGGCAGTCCGAGAACG GTCTGGAGAATGTCACCGTCCAGCTGAACCTTGAAGCCGAGTTTCACTTCACTCATCTCATTATGACCTTCAAG ACGTTTCGACCAGCTGCCATGGTCATTGAACGATCAGCAGACTATGGAAAAACCTGGCAGGTTTACCGCTACTTTGCCTACGATTGCGAGTCATCCTTTCCATCAGTTTCCCATGGTCCGATGAAGAAGGTTGATGATGTCATCTGTGACTCGCGTTACTCGGACATCGAGCCATCCACTGAAGGCGAG GTGATTTACAGAGTCCTGGACCCAGCATTTCGTATTGAAGACCCTTACAGTCCACGGATCCAGA acTTGTTGAAGATCACCAACCTGCGGGTTAAGTTCACCAAGCTGCACACACTCGGAGACAACCTGCTGGACTCTCGGATGGAGATCAAGGAGAAATATTACTATGCCATCTATGACATGGTGGTCAGAGGAAACTGCTTCTGTTATGGACATGCGTCTGAATGCGCCCCTGTTGAGGGAGCAGGCCAGACCATGGAGGGCATG GTTCATGGTCATTGTATGTGCAACCACAACACTAAAGGACTGAACTGTGAACAGTGCGAAGGCTTTTACCACGATCTGCCCTGGAGACCAGCCGAGGGGCGCAACACCAATGCCTGCAAAC AGTGTAACTGTAACCAGCACTCGGACTCGTGCCACTTCGACATGGCCGTGTTCATGGCTTCTGGAAACGTCAGCGGAGGAGTTTGCGACGACTGTCGGCACAATACGACCGGACACAACTGTGAGCAGTGCAGACCGTTTTATTACCAACATCCGGAGAAGGACCTCAGAGACCCAAACATCTGCCAGC CCTGTAACTGCGACCCCGTGGGCTCCCTGAATGGAGGAATATGCGACGGATTGACGGATGTCCGAGTCGGTCTGATCGCTGGTCAGTGCCGGTGTAAAGTCAATGTGGAGGGGGAACGGTGCGAACACTGCAAACCGGCGTACTACGGGCTCAGCGATGAACCTGAAGGCTGCAAAG CGTGTACCTGCAGTCCCCTGGGAACATCTCCTGGAGGAAACCCATGTGACAGCGAAACAGGAAGCTGTTTCTGCAAACGTCTGGTGATCGGGCGGGACTGCAACCAGTGTGTG GATGAACACTGGGGACTCAGTAACGACATGGACGGCTGCAGACCGTGCGACTGCGATCTGGGAGGAGCCGTCCACAACCG GTGTGATCAGGTGAGCGGTCAGTGTGTCTGCAGGGATCACATGTTCGGCCGTCGCTGCGATCAGGTGGAGTCCGGGTTCTACTTTGTTGCTCTGGATCACTACACCTACGAGGCTGAAGATGCCAAGTTTGGACCT GGAGTGACGATGGTGCCCAGACCCCACCCTCATGACCGCAGTCCCACCTGGACAGGCGTTGGCCTGGTCAATGTTCCTGAAGGGGCCTTCCTGGATTTCTCTGTGGACAACATCCCTCATTCCATGGAGTACGACATTCTTATCCGCTACGAGCCTCAG ctgcctgaccaatggGAGGAGGTTCTGATGATAGTAATGAGGCCTGGACCAATTACAGCTGACAGCCGCTGCATCAACACTGTGCCAGACGACGACAACCAAATGATCTCCCTTCATCCCAGCTCGCG GTACGTGGTTCTGCCGAGGGCGGTTTGTTTTGAATCTGGGCTGAACTACACGATCCGCCTCAGTCTCCCGCTCTACTCGGCCCTCAGTGAAGTCCATTCTCCGTACACGCTGATCGACTCG ATCGTGTTGATGCCGCACTGTAAGAACCTGGAAATATTCACCTCCTCTGTGGGAGGGGACTCGAGTGCTTGGGAAACGTTTCAGCGTTATCGATGTTTGGAGAACAGCCAGAGTGTCATTAAAACCCCGATGACTGACATCTGCAGGAACTTCATCTTCAGCATCTCTGCCCTGTTGCAGCAGGGAGCTAAAG AGTGCCAGTGTGACCCCCAGGGCTCCCTCAGCACAGTGTGTGACCCCAGCGGGGGCCAGTGTCAGTGTCGACCCAACGTGGCGGGCAGGAACTGTGACAGATGCGCTCCCGCCACTTTTCAGTTTGGACCGAGCGGCTGCAAAG AGTGTGCATGCGACCCTCAGGGGTCCCAGAGTCCAATCTGCGATCAGCTGAGTGGTCAGTGCGTCTGCGTCGCCGGCGCCTACGGTCGGCAGTGCGACCGCTGCCTGCCGGGTCACTGGGGCTTCCCGGCCTGCCGCCCCTGCTCCTGTAACGGACACACGGAGAGCTGCGACGCCGCCACCGGCCGCTGCACCGCCTGCAGGGATCACACCACCGGACACAGCTGCGACAG GTGTCTGGATGGTTACTATGGCGACCCGGTTCTGGGCTCAGGTGACCACTGTCGTCCATGTTTGTGTCCCGACGGGCCGAACAGTTTGCGGCAGTTTGCAGGAAGTTGTTACCGCAGCGACACCTCGGAGcaggttgtgtgtgtttgcaaccCAGGATTCAAAG GTGCTCGCTGTGATCAGTGTTCACCTGGTTACTATGGAAACCCTGAACAGGCCGGTGGCCAGTGTCTCCCGTGCCAGTGCAACAACAACATCGACATGCTGGACCCGGAGTCCTGTGACGCCAGATCCGGCGAGTGCCTGCGCTGTCTGTACCACAGCGAGGGTCCGTCCTGCCAGAACTGCAAACTGGGTTACTACGGCAACGCCTTGGTTCAGGACTGCAGGA AGTGTGTCTGTAATGAGCTGGGCAGCGACGAGTCCAGCTGCCAGTCCTCCACCGACTGCCACTGCGACCGCAGCAGCGGCCAGTGCCATTGCAGACCCAACGCGATTGGTCAACACTGTGACCGCTGTGCGCCCGACACCTGGAACATGGCCAGCGGCGCCGGCTGTCAGAGCTGCGACTGCAACCCTGAGCATTCGTACGGGACGACCTGTAACGAG ATCAGCGGTCAGTGCTCCTGCCAACCTGGCTTTGGAGGAAAAACTTGTAACGAGTGCCGAGAGCTGTTCTGGGGAGACCCTGAAGTCCAGTGTCATG CATGCGACTGCGACCCTCACGGCACCTTGGAGCCGCAGTGCAACAAAGTGAGCGGCCACTGCGTCTGCGTGGAGGGCGTGGCCGGGCCCCGCTGCGATGCCTGCGCCCGCGGCTTCCACGGGACCTTCCCAGACTGCCATCGGTGCCACCAGTGTTTCTCAGAGTGGGACAACGTCATTGGTCAGTTGACCAATCAGACACACCGACTGGTCAACAAGGTCAGCTCCATTAAAGCCAGTGGAATCAGCGGACCGTACAGGAAGTCCATAGAGAGCATGGAGAGAAGTGCTGCAGACATCCAGAGCATCTTAGACCAAGATCCGGCCTCGCAGCCTCTGACTGAGGTCCAAAACTTGCTGCAACAGGCCAG CGACCTGATGGCAGCTTTGAGCCAGACCATGAACAACACCGAGGAAACTCTGGATCTGGTGGCTGAGCAGGACTCTGGCATTAAAACCCAACTGGACTCTGTGACGTCGGATGCTCAGAAACTGGAGCGGACGgtccaggagctgctggaccaAGTGGAGTTCATCAAAAACTCCAACATCAGAG GGGCAACAGACAGCGTCACTAAGTACTTCCTGCAGTCCCAAGCAGCCGAGGCGCGAGCAAATGCCTCAACCATCAACGCCGGCAACCCAGTTGAATCTTCTGCTGCCCTACGGCAACTCACAGAAGACAAAATGAACCAAACCAGGGAGGAGTTTCTGGAGAGACAGTCTGAGCATGCTCAGAAGCTGGACAACCTGGCTGGAGAGATGGAGACTTTGGACCTATCAGTGATCAGCTATAAG ACCTGTGGCAGCCCATCATCTGGCCAAGACTCCTGCTGGTCTTCGGCCTGCGGAGGTCTGGGCTGTGTGGACCCTGAAGGTCAGCCCAAGTGTGGAGGAGAAGGATGTGATGGTGCAGTGACAGCAGCCAACAGCATCCTGTTGAAGACTCAAGAGGCCGAGCAGGAAATCATCAGCGCCATGGCAGAGGTGGAGAAGCTCTCCAAGATG GTGTTGGAGGTGAAAATGCAGGCGGATGAGGCGAAGCTCAGTGCCCAGAATGTCCTGATGAAgaccaacagaaccaaacataaGGTTGACCAGAGCAACGAGGAGCTTCGAAGCTTGATCAGACAGATCAAAGATTTCCTCACAC AGGACGCTGCAGACCTGGAGAGCATCGAACTGGTGGCAAATGAAGTTCTGGCCATGCAGATGCCGACCACACCGGCTCAGCTGCAGAACCTAACGGATGAGATCCGACACAAGGTGGGAGAGCTGGGACACGTGGAGGCAATCTTACAGCAAAGCGCCGACGACATTCAGAGGGCAGAGACTCTGCTGGACCAGGCCCGCCAAGCCAG TAAGCAGGCGACGGATACGAAGGACTCTGCAGAGAAAGTGAAACAAGCTCTGGAAGAAGCTCAGAAAGCTCACACAGCTGCCAGCAGCGCCATCCAGCAGGCCGCCTCCGACATCCAGACCACCGCCAAGCTGCTCTCCTCC GTAGAGACGGAGACGGCAGACGCAGAGTCAAAGCTGGTCAACGCCACCCAGAGGCTGCAGAGGCTCGAGCAGGATGTGAAGCTGCTCGCCGACAGATCCGCAAACGTTACTCAGAGAACCAAGCTGGCCAATCAGGAAGCCGCAGACATCGGAAGGATCGCAGCAGAGGTCAAAAAG GAGTTTGAGTCGGAGGTGAAGCAAAAGTACAGCACAGTGGAACAGCTGATAGATCAGAAAGCGGGGGGTGTGGCCGACGCTAAGAAGAGGGCGGAGTCACTGCAGAACCAGGccaaacagctgctgctgcaagcCAGCCACAAGTTGCAGCTGCTGAAAG ATCTGGAAAAGTCGTACGATGACAATCAGCGAACTCTTGAGTTGAAAGCTGAACAGCTGGTTGAGATGGAGGCAGCAGTgaagaagctgctgcaggaaatCAGCCATAAGGTCACCCTCTACAGCACCTGCTTCTTTTAG